Proteins encoded in a region of the Cupriavidus pauculus genome:
- a CDS encoding PA2169 family four-helix-bundle protein, with translation MADNNVSVLNDLIEVSRDGEEGFRKAAEDAKNPELKTLFSSRAAEIGAAVRELQSQVAALGGKPEDHGSVAGALHRGWVSLRTAVSDRSDLAILEETEKGEDVAKKKYGDALQDADLSFDIRALIERQYQGVLRNHDLIRDLRNRYRASGA, from the coding sequence ATGGCTGATAACAACGTATCCGTACTGAACGATCTGATCGAAGTGTCGCGCGACGGCGAGGAAGGTTTTCGCAAGGCTGCGGAGGACGCCAAGAACCCCGAGCTCAAGACCCTGTTCTCGAGCCGTGCCGCGGAAATCGGCGCCGCCGTGCGCGAGTTGCAGAGCCAGGTGGCCGCACTGGGCGGCAAGCCGGAAGACCACGGCAGCGTGGCCGGCGCCCTGCATCGCGGCTGGGTGAGCCTGCGGACCGCCGTGTCGGACCGGTCGGACCTTGCCATTCTGGAAGAAACCGAGAAGGGCGAGGACGTCGCCAAGAAGAAGTATGGCGATGCGCTGCAGGACGCGGACCTCAGCTTCGACATCCGCGCGCTGATCGAGCGCCAGTACCAGGGTGTGCTGCGCAATCACGATCTGATTCGCGATCTGCGTAACCGGTATCGCGCGAGCGGTGCCTAA
- the ribA gene encoding GTP cyclohydrolase II: MNDTESELIGSARLPTRYGEFTAHAFKGAHTGTEHLALTIGDISGENVLTRLHSECLTGDVFGSCRCDCGEQLDLAMQKIAEEGRGILLYLRGHEGRGIGLSNKIRAYALQDGGLDTVDANLALGQAIDSRTYAFAADLLRQWGVKSIRLMSNNPVKQRALEDAGIVVAEQMRHIVPSNAENEKYLATKRSRMGHLLD; this comes from the coding sequence ATGAATGACACAGAAAGCGAGCTGATTGGCTCCGCGCGCCTGCCCACGCGGTACGGCGAGTTCACCGCGCATGCCTTCAAGGGCGCGCACACGGGCACCGAGCACCTGGCCCTCACCATTGGCGATATCTCCGGCGAGAACGTGCTCACGCGCCTGCATTCCGAATGCCTGACCGGCGACGTGTTCGGCTCGTGCCGCTGCGACTGCGGCGAGCAGCTGGACCTCGCGATGCAGAAGATTGCCGAGGAAGGCCGCGGCATCCTGCTGTACCTGCGTGGCCATGAAGGCCGCGGCATCGGCCTCTCGAACAAGATTCGCGCCTATGCGCTCCAGGACGGCGGCCTCGACACCGTCGATGCGAATCTCGCGCTCGGGCAGGCCATCGACTCGCGCACCTATGCGTTCGCGGCCGATCTGCTGCGCCAGTGGGGTGTGAAGTCGATTCGCCTGATGAGCAACAACCCCGTCAAGCAGCGCGCGCTCGAGGACGCCGGTATCGTCGTCGCCGAGCAAATGCGTCACATCGTGCCCTCGAACGCCGAGAACGAGAAATATCTCGCGACCAAGCGGTCTCGCATGGGTCACCTTCTCGACTGA
- a CDS encoding catalase: protein MTKKTASPAKPPRNDAASTASQVPPDTTPPKPQGAGNNDDGSYERAVADRLNPRPKRLGSDSVGNLVSNEGRTLTTNQGLRLPQDDDSLKLGLRGPTLLEDFHLREKITHFDHERIPERVVHARGAAAHGYFELTESLEDVTTADIFTRVGEKTPVFVRFSTVAGSRGSPDVARDVRGFATKFYTRQGNFDLVGNNMPVFFIQDAIKFPDFVHAVKPEPHNEIPQAASAHDTFWDFVSLQPESMHMVLWTMSGRALPRSFRTMEGFGVHTFRLVDAEGRGTLVKYHWKPVGGAHSLVWDEALKINGKDPDFHRRDLWDSIDAGLYPEYELGVQLVPETDALKLGFDLLDATKLIPEELVPVRRIGKMVLNRNPDNFFAETEQVAFHPGHIVPGMDFTNDPLLAGRLFSYTDTQITRLGGPNFHELPINRALCPVHNNQRDGFMRQTVVQGRESYQPNSISGGCPFLAGDTDGYKHFPQPAEDGAVKVRMRSHTFADHFSQANLFWRSQSAVEQMQIVDAYTFELSKVSSPEIRERVVGQLVHIAPELAQQVADKLGIEVVPVGPDVPINDYGIAASPALSLDAQPKGVIKGRQIAVLVNDGVRDEAIASLRKLAEQGGAVVKIIGPRASAVTTAKGAALAVDHALASVGSVLFDAVYVPDGDNPPTVPEAAALLFVSESYKHYKPIGAGGSGALLVAAAARAAGLDGGFGGAGVLVAEKDQAAGHKAFLEAVGQHRWWDRPDALQVPV from the coding sequence ATGACCAAGAAGACAGCCTCCCCCGCAAAGCCGCCTCGCAACGATGCGGCCTCGACCGCGTCGCAGGTGCCGCCAGACACGACCCCACCCAAGCCGCAGGGCGCCGGCAACAACGACGACGGCAGCTACGAGCGCGCGGTGGCCGACCGGCTGAACCCGCGTCCAAAGCGGCTGGGCTCCGACTCCGTCGGCAACCTCGTATCGAACGAGGGCCGCACGCTGACGACCAATCAGGGTCTGCGGCTCCCGCAGGACGACGATTCGCTGAAGCTCGGTTTGCGTGGCCCGACGCTGCTCGAAGACTTTCATCTGCGCGAGAAGATCACCCACTTCGATCACGAACGCATTCCCGAGCGCGTCGTGCACGCGCGCGGCGCGGCCGCACATGGCTACTTCGAACTCACCGAATCGCTGGAGGACGTGACCACCGCCGATATCTTTACGCGCGTGGGCGAGAAGACGCCGGTATTCGTGCGCTTCTCGACGGTGGCGGGCTCGCGCGGCTCGCCCGACGTCGCGCGCGATGTGCGAGGCTTTGCCACCAAGTTCTATACGCGCCAGGGCAACTTCGATCTCGTCGGCAACAATATGCCCGTGTTCTTTATCCAGGACGCGATCAAGTTTCCGGACTTCGTGCATGCGGTGAAGCCCGAACCGCACAACGAGATTCCGCAGGCCGCGTCGGCGCACGATACGTTCTGGGACTTCGTGTCGCTGCAGCCCGAGTCCATGCACATGGTGCTGTGGACGATGTCAGGTCGCGCGCTGCCGCGCAGCTTCCGCACGATGGAAGGGTTCGGCGTGCACACGTTCCGCCTCGTCGATGCCGAGGGCCGCGGCACGCTGGTCAAGTACCACTGGAAGCCCGTGGGGGGCGCGCATTCGCTCGTGTGGGACGAAGCGCTCAAGATCAACGGCAAGGACCCGGACTTCCATCGGCGCGACCTGTGGGATTCCATCGACGCGGGCCTCTATCCCGAGTACGAACTGGGCGTGCAACTGGTGCCCGAGACCGATGCGCTGAAGCTCGGCTTCGACCTGCTGGACGCGACCAAGCTGATTCCCGAGGAACTCGTTCCCGTGCGGCGTATCGGCAAGATGGTGCTGAACCGGAACCCCGACAATTTTTTCGCCGAGACCGAGCAGGTGGCCTTCCACCCGGGCCATATCGTCCCCGGCATGGATTTCACGAACGACCCGCTGCTCGCGGGGCGGCTGTTCTCCTATACCGATACGCAGATCACGCGGCTCGGCGGTCCCAACTTCCACGAACTGCCGATCAACCGCGCGCTCTGCCCCGTGCATAACAACCAGCGCGACGGCTTTATGCGCCAGACGGTCGTGCAGGGCCGCGAGAGCTATCAGCCGAACAGCATCAGCGGCGGCTGCCCGTTCCTCGCGGGCGACACCGACGGCTACAAGCATTTTCCGCAGCCCGCCGAGGATGGCGCGGTGAAGGTCCGCATGCGTAGCCACACGTTCGCCGATCATTTCTCGCAGGCCAACCTGTTCTGGCGCAGCCAGTCGGCCGTGGAGCAGATGCAGATCGTCGATGCATACACGTTCGAGCTGTCGAAGGTGTCGAGCCCCGAGATTCGCGAACGCGTGGTGGGACAGCTCGTGCATATCGCGCCGGAGCTGGCCCAGCAGGTCGCGGACAAGCTCGGCATCGAGGTCGTGCCGGTCGGCCCCGACGTTCCGATCAACGACTACGGGATTGCCGCCTCCCCCGCGCTGAGCCTCGATGCGCAGCCGAAGGGCGTGATCAAGGGCCGGCAGATCGCGGTGCTGGTCAACGACGGCGTGCGCGATGAAGCCATCGCGTCGCTGCGCAAGCTGGCGGAGCAGGGCGGCGCGGTGGTCAAGATCATCGGGCCGCGCGCGAGCGCGGTCACCACGGCCAAGGGCGCCGCGCTCGCCGTCGATCACGCGCTGGCGTCGGTCGGCTCGGTGCTGTTCGATGCCGTCTATGTTCCCGATGGCGACAATCCGCCGACGGTGCCCGAAGCGGCCGCGCTGCTGTTCGTCAGCGAGAGCTACAAGCACTACAAGCCGATCGGCGCGGGCGGTTCCGGTGCGCTGCTCGTCGCGGCTGCCGCGCGCGCCGCGGGGCTCGACGGCGGCTTCGGCGGCGCCGGCGTGCTCGTGGCGGAAAAGGACCAGGCGGCGGGCCACAAGGCGTTTCTCGAGGCCGTGGGCCAGCATCGCTGGTGGGATCGCCCGGACGCGCTGCAAGTGCCTGTCTAG